The Caulifigura coniformis genome includes a region encoding these proteins:
- a CDS encoding PstA family ABC transporter permease translates to MTSPLPPSAGHSQPVRGSNSLDRSSREGWLFEASCRAAAWSSFAFLAVILGTIFYEASGALTWRFLTSFDSAHPDRAGILAGLWGSFWLVLLTGLISIPLGVGAAIFLEEYASDTWIVRIIRTNLANLAGVPSVVYGLLGLAAFVRAFGLFDTNGPLHRMTGMDIEGVTIAGVDIPLPFGRSIFSGALTLALLLLPTIIVASQEALRGVPSTIRHAALALGATRWQTISGQVLPSALPGIVTGVILALSRAIGETAPLIVAGAFTFVNYAPGRIDSPAKVFTNPAGVLEAPFSSYTVIPMQVYSWIEKPQPAFHQLASAGILVLLGLLLVMNGIAVYIRFRSQKHMKW, encoded by the coding sequence ATGACCTCTCCCCTTCCGCCCTCCGCCGGGCATTCACAGCCCGTGCGTGGATCGAATTCCCTCGATCGCTCGTCGCGCGAAGGCTGGCTCTTCGAGGCCTCCTGTCGCGCTGCGGCCTGGTCGAGCTTCGCTTTCCTCGCCGTTATCCTGGGAACGATTTTCTACGAGGCCAGCGGCGCGCTGACCTGGCGGTTCCTGACAAGCTTCGACTCGGCCCATCCCGATCGGGCCGGCATCCTGGCTGGCCTGTGGGGTTCGTTCTGGCTGGTCCTGCTCACGGGCCTGATCTCGATTCCGCTGGGAGTCGGAGCGGCCATCTTCCTCGAGGAATACGCCTCCGATACCTGGATCGTCCGTATCATCCGGACGAACCTCGCGAATCTCGCCGGCGTTCCGTCGGTCGTTTATGGACTGCTCGGCCTCGCGGCCTTCGTGCGGGCGTTCGGCCTCTTCGATACGAATGGTCCGCTGCACCGGATGACGGGCATGGACATCGAAGGCGTCACCATCGCGGGAGTCGATATCCCGCTGCCGTTCGGCCGGTCGATCTTTTCGGGGGCATTGACGCTCGCCCTGCTGCTGTTGCCGACAATCATCGTGGCGTCGCAGGAGGCTCTGCGGGGCGTCCCGTCGACCATCCGGCATGCGGCGCTCGCGCTCGGCGCGACGCGCTGGCAGACCATCAGCGGACAGGTGTTGCCCTCTGCCCTGCCGGGGATTGTGACGGGCGTGATCCTCGCACTCTCCCGCGCCATCGGAGAGACCGCCCCGTTGATCGTGGCCGGCGCGTTTACGTTCGTGAACTATGCCCCCGGACGGATCGATTCGCCGGCCAAGGTGTTCACCAACCCGGCCGGTGTGCTCGAAGCACCGTTCTCCAGTTACACGGTGATTCCCATGCAGGTCTACAGCTGGATCGAGAAGCCGCAGCCGGCGTTCCACCAGCTCGCCTCGGCGGGCATTCTCGTGCTGCTCGGCCTGCTGCTCGTGATGAACGGTATCGCGGTTTACATCCGGTTCCGATCCCAGAAACATATGAAATGGTGA
- the pstB gene encoding phosphate ABC transporter ATP-binding protein PstB produces the protein MPSYTDVVKDRQPSTAAGPQPTKIETRGLNFFYGERQALFDISLAIPERSVMAFIGPSGCGKSTFLRTLNRMNDIVEGSRHTGEVLLEGVDIYAPQIDVVALRKRVGMVFQKSTPFPKSIFDNIAYGPKVAGERDRRKLTSIVESSLQRAGLWEEVKDRMNSSALALSGGQQQRLCIARALATSPDVLLMDEPASALDPASTARVEDLIFELKENYTIVIVTHNMQQAARISDSTAFFYQGQLIEVGRTRELFTKPKEKQTEDYITGRFG, from the coding sequence ATGCCTTCGTATACCGACGTGGTGAAAGATCGACAGCCCTCGACGGCCGCCGGTCCGCAGCCGACGAAGATCGAAACCCGCGGTCTCAATTTCTTCTACGGGGAACGTCAGGCGCTCTTCGACATCTCGCTGGCGATTCCGGAACGTTCGGTGATGGCCTTCATCGGTCCGTCCGGCTGCGGCAAGAGCACCTTCCTGCGGACGCTGAACCGCATGAACGACATTGTCGAAGGCTCGCGGCACACGGGTGAAGTGCTCCTGGAAGGAGTCGACATCTACGCGCCGCAGATCGACGTGGTGGCCCTGCGCAAACGCGTGGGCATGGTGTTCCAGAAATCGACTCCCTTCCCCAAGTCGATCTTCGACAATATCGCCTACGGTCCGAAAGTGGCCGGTGAACGGGACCGGCGGAAGCTCACGTCGATCGTCGAATCGTCGCTGCAGCGCGCGGGCCTGTGGGAGGAAGTGAAAGACCGGATGAACTCGTCGGCCCTGGCGCTCTCAGGCGGTCAGCAGCAGCGGCTGTGTATCGCGCGGGCGTTGGCCACGAGCCCCGACGTCCTCCTGATGGACGAGCCGGCCTCCGCGCTCGATCCGGCGAGCACCGCCCGCGTGGAGGACCTGATCTTCGAGCTCAAAGAGAACTACACGATCGTGATCGTGACCCACAACATGCAGCAGGCCGCGCGCATCAGCGATTCCACCGCGTTCTTCTACCAGGGGCAGCTCATCGAAGTCGGACGGACCCGGGAGCTGTTCACCAAGC